One segment of Gadus chalcogrammus isolate NIFS_2021 chromosome 8, NIFS_Gcha_1.0, whole genome shotgun sequence DNA contains the following:
- the kncn gene encoding kinocilin: MTPVSVGEYHGLRVGSALLCIVAGCIIIGVSRECDADAVGGIFLGAGGLGLVISIFPLVKAWVNINPVLPTLGNFRVHPIPSNPMPEQLADTMRREGTQSQLNPEPSKSRMGNFVEGGAAGESNPEEGMSSDGPDILSRRIFKQSVTEQELP, translated from the exons ATGACCCCCGTCAGCGTGGGAGAGTACCACGGGCTGAGGGTGGGCTCGGCCCTTCTCTGCATCGTGGCCGGCTGCATCATCATCGGCGTGTCCCGGGAGTGTGACGCCGACGCGGTGGGAGGAATCTTCCTGGGAGCGGGGGGCCTGG GTTTGGTGATATCCATCTTTCCCTTGGTAAAGGCGTGGGTTAACATCAACCCTGTGCTCCCAACTCTTG GCAACTTCCGAGTTCACCCTATCCCCTCAAATCCCATGCCGGAGCAACTCGCAGATACAATGAGACGGGAAg GGACCCAGAGCCAGCTGAATCCGGAACCTTCCAAGAGCCGGATGGGGAACTTTGTGGAaggtggagcagcaggagaaAGCAACCCAGAGGAGGG GATGTCCTCTGATGGGCCAGACATCTTGTCAAGGAGGATATTCAAACAGTCTGTTACCGAACAGGAACTGCCATGa
- the tmem275a gene encoding transmembrane protein 275: MVISDRNTPVPKKGSTPTEARRRRTSRPQGLPSPALCCACGLCIMLAGMNITLVGAFAFSTLLPSGNPPIIIGPILLLVAFSFFGACCVCSRLPPAQGSLRAKVGGGRGAGLMGTGGLAGGATFEIETSEHTLQDTTAVQLSPTSSPGSSPRASSPAEGEGPADCKVFTTEADGGGVSSDAVAAAFYSAAATASGGGEVRLNLPREEAS, encoded by the coding sequence ATGGTGATCAGCGACCGGAACACCCCGGTCCCCAAGAAGGGCTCGACCCCGACGGAGGCCAGGAGGCGGCGGACGTCCCGGCCCCAAGGCCTGCCCTCCCCGGCGCTGTGCTGCGCCTGCGGCCTGTGCATCATGCTGGCGGGCATGAACATCACCCTGGTGGGGGCCTTCGCCTTCAGCACTCTGCTGCCGTCCGGGAACCCGCCCATCATCATCGGCCCcatcctgctgctggtggcctTCTCCTTCTTCGGGGCGTGCTGCGTGTGCAGCCGCCTGCCCCCCGCCCAGGGCTCGCTGCGGGCCAAGGtgggcgggggccggggggccgggctGATGGGGACCGGCGGGCTGGCCGGCGGCGCCACCTTCGAGATCGAGACAAGCGAGCACACGCTGCAGGACACCACGGCGGTGCAGCTCAGCCCCACCTCCTCGCCGGGCTCCTCCCCCCGCGCCTCCAGCCccgcggagggggaggggccggccGACTGTAAGGTGTTCACCACCGAGGcggacggagggggggtgtcGTCCGACGCCGTCGCCGCCGCCTTCTActcggcggcggcgacggcgtcgggggggggggaggtgaggctCAACCTGCCGCGGGAGGAGGCGTCGTAG